The Haloplanus salinarum genome includes a region encoding these proteins:
- a CDS encoding mandelate racemase/muconate lactonizing enzyme family protein, whose protein sequence is MNRRDFGLDLATPLDTARGRIERREGTLLGLGADDARGVGEATPLPGWTESLADCRAALDAVADAEARLLDAVDDAPDPLSGAPDAVTDPLADAPAARHAVESALLDAAGRRNGRSLAGLFADDPSSTVPVNATVGDAEPSATATAATAAVDAGFHCLKVKVGAGSLERDVERLRAVRAAVGEHVSLRADANGAWDRETAAEAVDTLGPLDLAYLEQPLPAADLSGHAALRGRGLDVALDETLTAVSVEAVLDAGAADVLVLKPMALGGPGRAFRAATAARRAGVDPVVTTTFDAAPARTAAVHVAAAVPGVRPCGLATGDALESDLVPDPAPVEAGAVTVPEGPGVAGATFEDLV, encoded by the coding sequence ATGAACCGCCGCGATTTCGGCCTCGACCTCGCGACGCCCCTCGATACGGCCCGCGGTCGCATCGAGCGACGCGAGGGGACGCTGCTCGGGCTCGGCGCCGACGACGCCCGCGGGGTCGGCGAGGCGACGCCCCTGCCCGGGTGGACGGAGTCGCTCGCCGACTGTCGGGCCGCGCTCGACGCGGTGGCCGACGCCGAGGCGAGGCTCCTCGACGCCGTCGACGACGCCCCGGACCCGCTATCCGGGGCACCCGACGCCGTGACCGACCCGCTCGCCGACGCGCCGGCGGCCCGTCACGCCGTCGAGAGCGCGCTTCTCGACGCCGCGGGCCGCCGCAACGGCCGGTCGCTCGCCGGGCTGTTCGCCGACGACCCGTCGTCGACGGTACCGGTGAACGCGACGGTGGGCGACGCGGAGCCGTCGGCGACGGCCACGGCCGCCACGGCGGCCGTCGACGCCGGGTTCCACTGCCTCAAGGTGAAAGTCGGCGCCGGATCCCTGGAACGCGACGTCGAGCGCCTGCGCGCCGTCCGGGCGGCGGTCGGCGAGCACGTGTCGCTCCGGGCGGACGCGAACGGCGCGTGGGACCGCGAGACGGCCGCCGAGGCGGTCGACACCCTCGGGCCGCTGGATCTCGCCTACCTCGAACAGCCGCTCCCGGCCGCGGACCTGTCGGGGCACGCCGCGCTCCGGGGCCGCGGCCTCGACGTGGCGCTCGACGAGACGCTGACTGCGGTGTCCGTCGAGGCGGTCCTCGACGCCGGCGCGGCCGACGTACTGGTCCTGAAGCCGATGGCCCTCGGCGGCCCCGGCCGGGCGTTCCGGGCGGCGACCGCGGCCCGGCGGGCGGGCGTCGACCCGGTGGTGACGACGACGTTCGACGCCGCGCCGGCACGGACCGCGGCGGTCCACGTCGCCGCCGCGGTCCCCGGGGTCCGGCCCTGCGGGCTGGCGACGGGCGACGCCCTCGAATCGGATCTCGTCCCCGATCCGGCGCCGGTCGAGGCCGGCGCGGTGACCGTCCCCGAGGGCCCGGGCGTCGC